From a region of the Listeria monocytogenes ATCC 19117 genome:
- a CDS encoding NfeD family protein: MKHNFTEDDFVYGESWGLVHRGVLEDKEVERMKALRDKVVGKKGVAQTTLKPIGSVRIDGEVYEARLKTGYLEVGKPIIAVGIDFGYVLVNEDIQEGEK; the protein is encoded by the coding sequence TTGAAGCATAATTTTACAGAAGATGACTTTGTTTATGGAGAATCATGGGGACTCGTGCATCGGGGGGTTTTAGAGGACAAAGAAGTAGAAAGAATGAAAGCGCTACGAGACAAAGTAGTGGGTAAAAAAGGCGTAGCACAAACGACACTTAAGCCGATAGGTAGTGTCAGAATAGACGGAGAAGTCTATGAAGCTCGCTTGAAAACAGGTTATTTGGAAGTTGGAAAACCAATAATTGCAGTAGGTATCGATTTCGGATACGTACTAGTCAATGAAGATATACAGGAGGGAGAAAAATGA
- the floA gene encoding flotillin-like protein FloA (flotillin-like protein involved in membrane lipid rafts) produces the protein MTMIGPIIIAVLIIIFLIVFFTLVPVGLWISALSARVPVGLGTLIGMRLRRVVPSRVVKPLIKAVKAGLDLEVNQLESHYLAGGDVDNTVDALIAAHRANIELDFSRAAAIDLAGRDVLEAVQTSVTPKVIRTPEFTGVAQNGVEVKVITQITVQSNIERIVGGAGEDTVIARVGEAVVSTVGETREHTDVLENPNSISKKVQEQGLGDGTAYTILSIDIAEMRIGDNIKAKLDIEKANADMEVAQAAASKRKAEAIALEQENRAAVVAAEAEVPRALSRALEEGNLGVMDYYKMENVQSDTAMRESIAHEDEK, from the coding sequence ATGACAATGATTGGACCTATTATTATCGCAGTATTGATTATCATCTTTTTAATCGTATTTTTCACTTTAGTACCAGTGGGGTTATGGATTAGTGCATTATCCGCACGTGTACCAGTAGGACTAGGAACTTTAATCGGAATGAGATTGCGTCGGGTTGTACCTTCTCGCGTTGTAAAACCGTTAATTAAAGCAGTAAAAGCTGGACTTGATTTAGAAGTAAACCAACTTGAAAGTCACTATTTAGCAGGTGGGGACGTGGATAACACAGTAGATGCGTTAATCGCCGCACACCGCGCAAATATTGAATTAGATTTCAGCCGTGCAGCAGCAATTGACCTTGCTGGACGTGACGTACTTGAAGCAGTACAAACTTCCGTAACACCAAAAGTTATCCGTACACCTGAATTTACTGGTGTGGCACAAAACGGGGTAGAAGTAAAAGTTATTACGCAAATTACCGTACAATCCAATATTGAACGTATCGTCGGTGGTGCTGGGGAAGATACAGTTATCGCTCGTGTCGGTGAAGCCGTAGTTTCTACAGTCGGTGAAACGAGAGAACATACAGATGTACTTGAAAATCCAAACAGCATTTCGAAAAAAGTCCAAGAACAAGGACTTGGAGACGGAACTGCTTACACTATTTTATCCATTGATATCGCTGAAATGCGTATTGGTGACAACATTAAAGCAAAACTAGACATCGAAAAAGCCAACGCGGACATGGAAGTTGCTCAAGCAGCTGCATCGAAACGTAAAGCAGAAGCGATTGCCCTAGAACAAGAAAACAGAGCAGCGGTTGTAGCCGCAGAAGCAGAAGTACCACGTGCGCTATCTCGCGCTTTAGAAGAAGGTAACCTTGGTGTAATGGATTATTACAAAATGGAAAATGTACAATCAGATACAGCTATGCGCGAATCGATTGCACACGAAGACGAAAAATAA
- a CDS encoding NlpC/P60 family protein, with protein MKIIATRRKIFFAFIALMISFSVLFLPTTNASAATTYKMTTTADVNVRAADNTKGKVIGFYKKGTTVTFTAKTKNNWYKTTYKGKVGYVSGKCVTTYKAPVATTQSFTALNNEARKHIGKRYKIGATGPSCFDCSGYTQYVYSKGVKKSIPRTAKQQYASAKKIKAQELKKGDLIFFNYGKGVAHVGIYVGNGKMLNAQNNGVKYDTITSGYWKKYIAGYGRVANLK; from the coding sequence TTGAAAATAATAGCAACGAGAAGAAAGATTTTTTTTGCGTTTATAGCTTTAATGATTTCTTTTTCAGTACTATTTTTACCAACAACTAACGCTTCAGCAGCGACTACATATAAAATGACGACAACGGCTGATGTAAATGTTCGCGCAGCAGACAACACCAAAGGTAAAGTCATCGGTTTTTACAAAAAGGGTACAACGGTTACTTTCACTGCTAAAACAAAAAACAACTGGTATAAAACGACATACAAAGGCAAAGTTGGTTATGTTTCAGGTAAATGTGTGACTACATATAAAGCACCTGTTGCAACAACGCAAAGTTTTACCGCATTAAATAACGAAGCAAGAAAACACATTGGCAAACGCTACAAAATTGGCGCTACTGGCCCAAGCTGTTTTGATTGTTCAGGTTACACACAATATGTATACTCTAAAGGAGTTAAAAAATCCATTCCTCGTACAGCGAAGCAACAATATGCCTCTGCTAAGAAAATTAAAGCTCAAGAACTAAAAAAAGGTGATTTGATTTTCTTCAATTATGGTAAGGGTGTTGCACATGTTGGGATTTATGTTGGAAATGGCAAAATGCTTAATGCGCAAAATAATGGCGTAAAATACGACACAATCACATCTGGCTATTGGAAAAAATATATTGCTGGATATGGACGAGTAGCAAATTTAAAATAA
- a CDS encoding GNAT family N-acetyltransferase, whose product MQYKIKEMPLEELEPKVVEGLLEHKERLGYDIPKKDTEYIGFAALSEVGEIVGGVTAKISYGELYVSLLSVDPSTQGSGVGTELMAQIERYGRANNCHHISLTTFSYQAPGFYKKCGFTELGRVKDFPIIGEEKYFFIKYL is encoded by the coding sequence ATGCAATATAAAATAAAAGAAATGCCACTGGAAGAACTAGAACCTAAAGTAGTAGAGGGGCTTTTGGAACATAAAGAAAGATTAGGTTATGACATTCCAAAAAAAGACACAGAGTATATTGGCTTTGCGGCTTTAAGTGAAGTAGGGGAAATAGTTGGAGGAGTTACAGCGAAAATCAGCTACGGAGAATTATATGTGTCTCTTCTTTCTGTTGATCCAAGCACACAAGGATCGGGCGTGGGTACAGAATTGATGGCCCAAATAGAAAGATATGGTAGAGCAAATAACTGCCACCATATCTCCTTAACAACATTTAGTTACCAAGCCCCAGGATTTTATAAAAAATGCGGTTTTACTGAGCTTGGACGTGTAAAAGATTTTCCTATAATAGGAGAAGAAAAGTACTTTTTTATTAAATATTTATAG
- the proC gene encoding pyrroline-5-carboxylate reductase — MKKIGFIGAGNMGTAMIRGLAQANLDNSEAIIVGGRNLEKLKPLEAAFTGLQITTDTEKLVEQADIIILAVKPYTIPEILTSVKEQLTPDKIIISVAAGVTIQDLEELTSAKTKIVRVMPNTPALVGEAMSSISPNINVSSEEINEVTAIFTSFGEAEVVSENLMDAVIGVSGSSPAYVYMFIEALADGAVLSGMPRDKAYKFAAQAVLGAAKTVLETGEHPGKLKDMVTSPGGTTIEAVKSLENDGFRSAVINAVQAAANKNSSM, encoded by the coding sequence ATGAAGAAAATCGGCTTTATTGGCGCAGGTAATATGGGAACTGCGATGATTCGGGGCTTAGCACAAGCGAATTTAGATAACAGCGAAGCAATCATTGTTGGTGGTCGAAATCTCGAAAAATTAAAACCACTGGAAGCGGCATTTACTGGCCTGCAAATAACAACCGATACCGAAAAACTCGTAGAACAAGCAGATATTATTATTTTAGCGGTGAAACCTTACACTATCCCAGAAATTTTAACGTCGGTAAAAGAGCAGCTAACACCTGATAAAATTATTATTTCTGTAGCAGCTGGCGTAACTATCCAAGATTTAGAAGAACTCACTTCCGCAAAAACAAAAATTGTTCGTGTGATGCCAAATACACCAGCGCTTGTCGGTGAAGCAATGTCATCTATTTCGCCTAACATAAACGTATCATCTGAAGAAATTAATGAAGTTACAGCTATTTTTACTAGTTTTGGAGAAGCGGAAGTTGTTTCCGAGAATTTGATGGATGCAGTTATTGGCGTCAGCGGTTCTTCACCAGCTTATGTTTATATGTTCATAGAAGCTTTAGCAGACGGCGCCGTCCTAAGTGGCATGCCTCGCGATAAAGCATATAAATTCGCCGCACAAGCTGTGCTAGGTGCCGCAAAAACGGTTCTAGAAACCGGCGAACATCCAGGTAAACTTAAAGATATGGTTACTTCTCCCGGCGGAACTACAATTGAAGCAGTGAAATCACTAGAAAATGATGGTTTCCGTTCCGCTGTTATCAATGCAGTTCAAGCTGCTGCAAACAAAAATAGTTCGATGTAA
- a CDS encoding immunoglobulin-like domain-containing protein, whose translation MKKIIALITAVALLSMIGFAFIPGTVANAANSSESSLTYKDVRSGFYFVGYENVQLETGKTYKYTVAYEANVDMKMTDTITGQSAKAGLFTPKSSGAELNTSYVSRTKNNVIDVADAGNKVFKHTFEFTAKENTKADIGVFLGAGSVLPTTPETTSLWKNVTVTNETPLVQAEAPVISAEDKTINQNESFNPLNEVTASDEKDGDITKDIHVTKNTVDTTKSGKYDVDYSVTNSSNLTTTKSIKVTVTPAAISKNTAPVINAKDQTIKVGDVFNVLKGVTAKDNEDGDLTAKIKVTKDTVNNSKKGVYQVTYTVTDSGNLSASLTIKVTVTQDGKLIVNPSDPTKPSITKTPVEPTKIEKDPENRATSVLKASKIPKTGDSSMIWLVFVGLGLTAIGISSYQKKANK comes from the coding sequence ATGAAAAAAATAATCGCGTTAATCACAGCAGTTGCACTTCTATCAATGATTGGATTTGCCTTTATCCCTGGTACTGTTGCGAATGCAGCGAATTCATCAGAAAGCAGTTTAACATACAAAGATGTACGCAGTGGATTTTACTTTGTTGGTTATGAAAATGTACAACTTGAAACAGGAAAAACATACAAGTACACAGTAGCGTATGAAGCAAATGTTGATATGAAAATGACAGATACTATTACAGGACAATCAGCAAAAGCAGGACTTTTTACACCAAAATCATCCGGTGCCGAGCTGAACACTAGTTACGTAAGCCGAACAAAGAATAACGTTATAGACGTAGCTGATGCAGGTAATAAGGTTTTTAAACACACATTTGAATTTACAGCGAAGGAAAATACAAAAGCAGATATCGGTGTTTTCTTAGGAGCAGGTTCTGTTCTTCCAACAACTCCAGAAACCACGTCCCTTTGGAAAAACGTAACCGTGACAAATGAAACTCCACTAGTACAAGCGGAGGCTCCAGTTATTAGTGCAGAAGATAAAACTATCAATCAAAATGAAAGTTTTAATCCACTAAATGAAGTCACTGCGTCAGACGAAAAAGACGGTGATATTACAAAGGACATCCACGTAACCAAAAATACGGTAGATACGACTAAGAGTGGCAAATATGATGTGGATTATAGCGTTACAAATTCAAGCAACTTAACAACGACAAAAAGTATTAAAGTAACCGTAACCCCAGCAGCAATAAGCAAAAATACAGCCCCAGTTATTAATGCAAAAGATCAAACAATCAAAGTTGGAGATGTGTTTAATGTGTTAAAAGGAGTTACTGCGAAAGATAACGAAGATGGTGATTTAACAGCAAAAATCAAAGTGACCAAGGATACAGTGAATAATTCGAAAAAAGGTGTTTATCAAGTTACATATACTGTGACAGATTCTGGCAATCTATCAGCTTCACTTACAATTAAAGTGACTGTAACTCAAGATGGAAAACTAATAGTAAATCCAAGTGATCCAACAAAGCCATCTATCACAAAAACACCTGTGGAACCAACAAAAATTGAAAAAGATCCTGAAAATAGAGCGACTTCCGTTTTGAAAGCAAGTAAAATACCAAAAACTGGTGATAGTTCAATGATATGGCTAGTATTTGTCGGACTCGGCTTAACAGCTATTGGTATTAGTTCTTATCAAAAAAAAGCAAATAAATAA
- a CDS encoding GntR family transcriptional regulator — protein sequence MPKIAKGNRLENVAFEYIKNKITTGEYPTGYRVVEAKLSQELNMSRTPIRRAIINLCHSGFLVHQYNRGAFVQNTEVTITEFFSRMKLVELLMYESTEKLILREDYIVVDDIIEIAEKVIQYEKNKEYELMRDTFEDFIVAFIGKLNNDYFNRIIQELWNEINDNATKEVRLIIVSASDRIAEELANIIEILKSWNYGELKKCFQHIMNAMILIAF from the coding sequence ATGCCAAAAATTGCTAAAGGTAATCGACTCGAGAATGTTGCTTTTGAGTACATTAAGAACAAAATCACAACTGGGGAGTATCCAACGGGTTATCGTGTTGTAGAAGCAAAGTTATCTCAAGAACTAAATATGAGTAGGACACCAATTAGGCGAGCGATTATCAACCTTTGCCATTCTGGATTTTTAGTCCACCAATATAATCGGGGTGCTTTTGTTCAAAACACTGAAGTAACTATTACAGAATTTTTTTCGCGAATGAAATTAGTCGAACTATTGATGTATGAAAGTACAGAAAAATTAATTCTACGTGAAGATTATATTGTAGTGGACGATATAATAGAAATAGCAGAGAAAGTAATTCAATATGAAAAAAACAAAGAATATGAATTAATGCGAGATACGTTTGAAGATTTTATCGTCGCATTTATAGGTAAGCTAAATAATGATTATTTTAATAGAATAATTCAAGAATTATGGAATGAAATCAATGATAATGCAACAAAAGAAGTAAGACTAATTATTGTTTCGGCAAGTGATCGAATTGCGGAAGAATTAGCTAATATAATTGAAATTTTAAAATCATGGAATTACGGGGAACTAAAAAAATGTTTTCAACACATAATGAACGCAATGATTTTGATTGCTTTTTAA
- a CDS encoding ABC transporter ATP-binding protein translates to MIQLFNISKSYQMGECTIKALDNVSLQIDQGEFLAIIGPSGSGKSTLMNILGILDRATIGEYYLNKTNLMRISDKKISRIRNRKIGFIFQQFNLMPRLTAFENVELPLVYRGVGKATRKKVVLKSLERVGLLDKEKHIPAQLSGGQQQRIAIARAIAGSPELILADEPTGALDSKTGEEVMTLLREIHREGNTLIMITHDKEIANQAERIIEIKDGKLREWNKL, encoded by the coding sequence TTGATACAACTATTTAATATTTCCAAATCCTATCAAATGGGTGAATGCACCATAAAGGCTCTAGATAATGTATCATTGCAAATTGATCAAGGGGAATTTCTGGCCATTATCGGACCGTCTGGCTCTGGAAAATCTACTTTAATGAACATCCTCGGTATACTTGACAGAGCAACGATAGGAGAATACTACCTCAATAAAACGAATTTAATGCGAATATCAGATAAGAAAATTTCTCGAATAAGGAATAGGAAAATTGGTTTTATTTTTCAACAATTTAATTTAATGCCACGACTTACTGCTTTTGAAAATGTAGAATTGCCATTAGTATATCGAGGTGTGGGCAAAGCTACTCGAAAAAAAGTAGTATTAAAAAGTTTAGAACGTGTCGGACTATTAGATAAAGAAAAACATATACCAGCCCAGCTTTCAGGAGGACAGCAGCAACGGATTGCAATAGCTCGAGCCATCGCTGGAAGTCCAGAATTAATATTAGCAGATGAACCTACTGGCGCGCTAGACTCTAAAACTGGAGAAGAAGTAATGACTTTGCTAAGAGAAATTCATAGAGAAGGAAATACATTAATCATGATTACCCACGACAAAGAAATTGCAAATCAAGCAGAACGAATAATAGAAATAAAAGACGGAAAACTCCGTGAATGGAACAAATTATGA
- a CDS encoding ABC transporter permease, producing the protein MTLLQSIKLALKQLLSTKFRTFLTMLGIIIGVFSVILLVSIGEAISKNVSTQLGDMGSNLLTVNFYSDNPNDKFTYKDAKKLLNEDEIGSPEVMQTKEVRTSEKTASNQVAGINEYYASIKNLELASGRFCSNVDVIYAQKVTIIGSEIAKTYFKEQNPIGEYLQIAGARYMVIGVLKEKGESLFGSADKKLFIPISSAERLFKTDTVDLYYIQTKKVEQVPAAVKVVKKKMSQFFPSNEDAYTVANQQQALDTFDSITGTLTIGLGAIAGISLLVGGIGIMNIMLVSVSERTREIGIRKAIGASSGNILMQFLIEAVVLSLVGGCIGILLGIFSAQIVTTTSSFEMYVSASTILLAVGFSMCIGIVFGVIPAQKASKKMPIDALRAD; encoded by the coding sequence ATGACTCTTTTACAGAGTATAAAGTTAGCGCTAAAACAATTATTGTCCACCAAATTTCGAACATTTTTAACAATGCTTGGAATTATTATTGGTGTTTTTTCTGTTATATTACTTGTTTCGATTGGGGAAGCTATATCGAAAAATGTCTCCACACAATTAGGTGATATGGGAAGTAATCTTTTGACTGTTAATTTTTATTCAGATAATCCAAACGATAAATTCACATACAAAGATGCAAAAAAACTTTTGAATGAAGATGAAATTGGTTCGCCGGAAGTGATGCAGACAAAGGAAGTTAGAACAAGTGAAAAGACAGCTAGTAATCAAGTAGCGGGAATAAATGAATATTATGCGAGCATAAAAAATTTGGAATTAGCATCAGGCCGTTTTTGCTCGAATGTAGATGTTATCTATGCCCAAAAAGTGACAATTATTGGCTCAGAAATTGCAAAAACTTATTTTAAAGAACAGAATCCGATAGGTGAATATTTGCAAATTGCAGGTGCTAGGTACATGGTCATTGGAGTTTTAAAGGAAAAGGGGGAGAGTTTATTTGGATCGGCAGACAAAAAACTTTTTATCCCAATTTCTTCCGCAGAACGACTTTTTAAAACAGATACTGTGGATTTGTATTATATTCAAACAAAAAAAGTAGAACAAGTTCCAGCAGCAGTTAAGGTAGTAAAGAAAAAAATGAGCCAGTTTTTTCCAAGTAATGAAGATGCGTATACAGTTGCAAATCAGCAACAGGCGTTAGATACGTTTGATAGTATTACGGGAACACTCACGATTGGACTAGGTGCGATTGCAGGGATTTCGCTACTCGTTGGCGGTATTGGTATTATGAATATTATGCTCGTGTCTGTCTCAGAACGAACCCGAGAAATTGGAATTAGAAAAGCGATTGGCGCAAGTAGTGGCAATATTTTAATGCAGTTTTTGATTGAAGCAGTTGTGCTTAGTTTAGTAGGCGGTTGTATCGGGATTTTACTAGGAATTTTTTCCGCGCAAATAGTTACAACTACATCAAGTTTTGAAATGTATGTTTCTGCTTCTACGATTCTTTTAGCGGTTGGTTTTTCGATGTGTATTGGGATTGTATTTGGTGTAATTCCCGCACAGAAAGCTTCAAAAAAAATGCCGATAGATGCGTTACGGGCAGATTAA
- a CDS encoding BH0509 family protein, with product MEKEQQTDDTWVLVEIVSLITNVERQRLRELSYTELEEFYERVVVEQ from the coding sequence ATGGAGAAAGAGCAACAAACGGATGATACTTGGGTTTTAGTTGAAATTGTTAGCCTTATAACCAACGTGGAACGACAAAGATTGAGAGAACTTAGTTATACAGAGTTAGAAGAATTTTATGAAAGAGTAGTAGTGGAGCAATAA
- a CDS encoding SRPBCC family protein produces MNESICKRDNGGAVVNFELEINATKAEVFALLTTNAGLAKWFNELEVGELGADGYLLFVMTPEEKITMPIRAFETNQKLAFEWDQDEVDFELNEITANKTRLTFREQLTTITEHSPRDISGWHICLKKLQASAEGKIYDFNKTEFETLFAKYQKELNIEK; encoded by the coding sequence ATGAACGAATCTATTTGTAAACGGGATAACGGAGGAGCTGTAGTTAATTTTGAATTGGAAATTAATGCAACAAAGGCAGAGGTTTTTGCTTTATTAACGACAAACGCCGGACTAGCAAAGTGGTTTAATGAGCTGGAAGTAGGCGAACTAGGAGCAGATGGCTATCTACTTTTCGTCATGACACCTGAAGAAAAAATAACCATGCCAATTCGTGCATTCGAAACTAACCAAAAACTTGCTTTCGAATGGGACCAAGATGAAGTTGACTTTGAACTAAATGAAATCACCGCAAATAAAACAAGATTGACTTTCAGAGAACAACTTACAACTATTACGGAACACAGCCCAAGAGATATTTCCGGTTGGCATATTTGCTTGAAGAAATTACAAGCGAGCGCAGAAGGGAAAATATACGATTTCAACAAAACGGAGTTCGAAACGCTCTTCGCCAAGTATCAAAAAGAACTTAATATCGAAAAATAA
- a CDS encoding PTS sugar transporter subunit IIA, with the protein MIVSEEQLFLNQHLRTKEEVLAFIADKAEEIGITTDSAQVERDLWAREKEYATAVQQLIAIPHAKTEAISEAKLLFIRLTEPIDWESKEGFKAQAIFAILVPASEASQQHLKILSSVAVNLLEEAFQEQILTIKTEHELMDYLKDNLEGELI; encoded by the coding sequence ATGATAGTATCGGAAGAACAATTATTTTTAAATCAGCATCTACGCACAAAAGAAGAAGTGCTAGCTTTTATTGCAGACAAGGCAGAAGAAATCGGTATCACAACAGATTCAGCTCAGGTGGAACGTGACTTATGGGCTCGCGAAAAAGAATACGCAACAGCAGTACAACAATTAATCGCTATTCCACATGCGAAAACAGAGGCAATATCAGAAGCAAAACTGCTTTTCATTCGCCTCACTGAACCGATTGATTGGGAGTCAAAAGAAGGTTTTAAGGCACAAGCCATTTTTGCCATATTAGTTCCAGCTAGTGAGGCCAGCCAGCAACATCTGAAAATTTTATCTAGCGTGGCTGTGAATTTACTAGAAGAAGCATTTCAAGAACAAATTTTAACGATTAAAACGGAACACGAATTGATGGATTACTTGAAAGATAATTTGGAAGGAGAATTAATATGA
- a CDS encoding PTS fructose transporter subunit IIB, which produces MKVVGVTSCIAGLAHTPMAAKALEKAGVKLGHDVKIEQQGAMGTIDEITPAEVSAADVVIIAADKVIDGEERFKGKPVVRVKIGQCVANGEAVLSKVVAAIEARKQKEAN; this is translated from the coding sequence ATGAAAGTTGTAGGAGTTACGTCATGTATCGCAGGACTTGCGCACACACCAATGGCAGCAAAAGCATTAGAAAAAGCAGGAGTAAAATTAGGACACGATGTCAAAATTGAGCAACAAGGAGCGATGGGGACAATTGATGAAATCACGCCAGCTGAAGTGAGCGCGGCAGATGTAGTTATCATCGCGGCGGATAAAGTAATCGACGGGGAAGAGCGTTTCAAAGGAAAACCAGTCGTTCGTGTGAAAATTGGTCAATGTGTTGCGAACGGGGAAGCGGTGTTAAGTAAAGTAGTTGCAGCAATTGAAGCACGTAAACAAAAGGAGGCTAACTAA
- a CDS encoding PTS fructose transporter subunit IIC: protein MKGKLNEAKDHLMSGISYALPVIIAGSLVVAVAKLIGIIGGVTNLDAYADASGFYHYVYLFQNVGWAAIGLLNLVLAGYIAYSIAGKPALAAGFVGGVLATSTNAGFLGAVVAGFFAGWLTNWVKKHVRITGPAASSLPLIILPLITVGATGILMSLILGGPLGWLNQTLLDWVTEMCKNDTNVIILALILGAMIGFDLGGPVNKAAWMAGNALFMSGIYLPSIMINVAICIPPLGYGIATLLRKKNYSTTFKEAGNGALIMGLIGVTEGAIPFTLRSPGKLIPLNVIACAIGSAVTMGLGAYVKMPPIGGMYGFFTIGNGWAYLVGGLVGAFIIGICANLFVNFTEEETAAADDAVDDIDISFDEIEIK from the coding sequence ATGAAAGGGAAATTAAACGAAGCAAAAGACCACTTAATGTCGGGTATATCCTATGCGCTACCAGTCATTATCGCAGGTTCACTTGTTGTAGCTGTTGCAAAATTGATTGGGATTATTGGCGGGGTTACAAATCTGGATGCTTATGCTGATGCAAGCGGATTTTATCATTATGTTTATCTATTTCAAAATGTAGGTTGGGCGGCAATTGGCTTACTTAACTTAGTACTTGCGGGATATATCGCTTATTCAATCGCTGGAAAACCTGCTCTTGCTGCTGGTTTTGTTGGTGGGGTCCTTGCTACTAGTACAAATGCTGGTTTCTTAGGTGCCGTTGTCGCTGGTTTCTTCGCAGGTTGGTTAACAAACTGGGTGAAAAAACATGTTCGAATCACTGGACCTGCTGCAAGTTCTTTACCACTAATTATTTTGCCACTTATCACAGTTGGTGCCACGGGGATACTGATGTCACTAATTCTCGGCGGACCGCTTGGTTGGTTAAACCAAACGTTACTTGATTGGGTAACTGAAATGTGTAAAAACGATACAAACGTCATTATTCTAGCACTTATTTTAGGAGCAATGATTGGATTTGACCTTGGTGGACCTGTAAACAAAGCTGCTTGGATGGCTGGGAACGCGCTATTTATGAGTGGAATTTATCTACCTTCAATCATGATCAACGTCGCAATTTGCATTCCGCCACTTGGCTACGGAATCGCAACACTTTTACGCAAAAAGAATTATTCTACTACATTCAAAGAAGCTGGAAATGGCGCGCTAATCATGGGACTAATTGGGGTCACGGAAGGTGCGATTCCATTTACACTACGTAGCCCTGGTAAATTAATTCCGCTAAATGTGATTGCCTGCGCGATTGGTAGTGCCGTAACGATGGGACTTGGCGCTTATGTGAAAATGCCGCCGATTGGTGGAATGTACGGTTTCTTCACTATTGGTAACGGCTGGGCTTACTTAGTTGGTGGCTTGGTTGGTGCATTTATTATTGGAATTTGTGCGAACTTATTCGTCAATTTCACAGAAGAAGAAACAGCTGCTGCAGACGATGCTGTGGATGATATCGATATTAGTTTTGATGAAATAGAGATTAAATAA